A genome region from Gardnerella vaginalis includes the following:
- a CDS encoding helix-turn-helix domain-containing protein, giving the protein MILADKILELRKQNGWSQEELADKLGVSRQAVSKWEGAQSIPDMERIIALSRLFGVSADLLVKDEIDVMGKNVNADENACQEDAGVRMRVIELEEASAYIAHRISFAAYVALGVLLCILAAIPLVGSDLLLSHTVNAQVGKTMGLVFSVAIITVAVAIFIIQSFHGKRYQYLEKEDFETAYGVDSVLKERLERFMPSYVLRTVSGVVLCMVAFIFLIISDIAPKFYQLSSGFFVVVAIALVAAAVYLFVQANIVRSSYYRLLQPKKKTVYPTKIRLFLQAYWLIVVCIYLAYSFITSDWGKSWIVWPLAALTYGVIEVVLKAWRLGKK; this is encoded by the coding sequence ATGATTTTAGCAGATAAAATATTGGAACTGCGTAAACAAAACGGTTGGTCGCAGGAAGAATTGGCGGACAAATTGGGCGTCAGTCGCCAAGCTGTTTCCAAATGGGAAGGCGCACAAAGTATCCCGGATATGGAACGGATAATTGCATTGAGCCGTTTGTTTGGTGTTAGTGCAGATCTTCTGGTAAAAGATGAAATTGATGTTATGGGGAAGAACGTCAACGCAGATGAAAATGCCTGCCAGGAAGATGCTGGCGTTCGCATGCGGGTAATTGAACTGGAAGAAGCCTCCGCTTATATTGCTCATAGAATATCATTTGCCGCTTATGTTGCTCTAGGTGTTCTTCTTTGTATTCTGGCGGCAATCCCGTTGGTCGGCAGTGATCTTTTGCTTTCTCACACAGTAAATGCGCAAGTCGGTAAAACTATGGGCTTAGTATTTAGTGTTGCGATTATTACTGTAGCTGTAGCTATTTTTATTATTCAGAGTTTCCACGGAAAGCGTTATCAATATTTGGAAAAAGAGGACTTTGAAACAGCTTACGGTGTTGACAGTGTGCTCAAAGAACGCTTGGAACGGTTCATGCCGTCGTATGTGCTGCGGACGGTCAGTGGTGTCGTTTTATGTATGGTTGCTTTTATTTTTCTTATAATTTCGGATATAGCGCCGAAATTTTATCAACTTTCATCCGGCTTTTTTGTAGTTGTCGCTATTGCTCTGGTGGCAGCAGCTGTTTATTTATTCGTACAGGCGAATATTGTCCGCTCGTCCTATTACCGTTTGCTGCAACCAAAGAAAAAAACTGTCTATCCTACAAAGATTAGGTTATTCCTCCAAGCTTACTGGCTTATAGTTGTCTGCATTTATTTAGCCTACAGTTTCATTACGTCCGATTGGGGAAAAAGTTGGATTGTTTGGCCGTTGGCCGCATTGACTTACGGAGTAATAGAAGTGGTGCTCAAAGCGTGGAGGCTCGGAAAGAAATAA
- a CDS encoding DnaJ C-terminal domain-containing protein, whose translation MTDYYKILGVDSNASDDEIRKAYRKLSRKYHPDIAGPEFEDKFKEVNAAYDVLSNPEKRKMVDMGVDPNNLSASGAGAGAGGYANMNMDMGDILNQFFSGSFGTSTGSPIPRVNRGEDSLTEVKVDLKTVVFGGNAKVHVVTFGLCQDCAGKGSADKSDPLTCPQCKGAGFVQRVTRTMFGQMMSSEPCRECEGHGTIIKNVCPNCHGHGRIRTSREIGITIPAGIKDNSRLRLASQGAVGECGGPAGDLYVDVHIREDKQFTRNLNDLHCWIDVPMTWAVLGHKVDIDTFDGKKSVEIPSGSQSENTISVPNLGVTVLGSKERGNLVVHILVNIPTKLSDEERKLIEEFEKLHDGKDSVIVQRAIPDSTTNHKGFFSKLKDAFC comes from the coding sequence GTGACTGACTACTACAAAATTTTAGGTGTTGATTCTAACGCTAGCGATGATGAGATTCGTAAAGCATATAGAAAATTAAGTCGAAAGTACCATCCAGATATCGCAGGTCCTGAGTTTGAAGACAAATTCAAGGAAGTTAATGCTGCATACGACGTTTTGTCTAATCCAGAAAAACGCAAAATGGTAGATATGGGTGTTGACCCAAACAATCTATCGGCATCGGGTGCTGGTGCTGGCGCTGGCGGATATGCCAATATGAATATGGATATGGGAGATATTTTAAATCAGTTCTTTTCTGGATCATTTGGAACAAGTACGGGTTCTCCTATTCCGCGCGTGAATCGTGGTGAAGATTCACTCACAGAAGTTAAAGTTGATCTTAAAACAGTAGTATTTGGTGGAAATGCTAAGGTTCATGTAGTGACTTTTGGCTTGTGTCAAGATTGTGCTGGAAAAGGCTCTGCAGATAAATCAGACCCTCTAACTTGCCCGCAATGCAAGGGCGCTGGTTTTGTACAAAGGGTTACCCGAACAATGTTTGGTCAAATGATGTCATCTGAGCCATGTAGAGAATGCGAAGGTCACGGAACAATCATTAAGAATGTTTGCCCAAATTGTCATGGACATGGTCGAATTCGTACATCAAGAGAAATTGGGATTACTATTCCTGCTGGTATAAAAGACAATTCTCGATTGCGACTTGCTTCGCAAGGAGCAGTAGGAGAATGTGGCGGTCCTGCTGGCGACTTGTATGTTGATGTACATATTCGAGAAGATAAACAGTTTACTAGGAATCTAAACGATTTACATTGTTGGATTGACGTTCCAATGACTTGGGCTGTTTTGGGGCATAAAGTTGATATAGATACTTTTGACGGCAAAAAGAGCGTGGAAATCCCTTCTGGTTCTCAAAGTGAAAATACTATTTCTGTACCTAATTTAGGTGTAACGGTTCTAGGCTCTAAAGAACGCGGAAATCTTGTTGTTCATATTCTTGTTAATATTCCAACAAAGCTGAGCGATGAAGAGCGTAAACTTATTGAAGAGTTTGAAAAATTGCATGATGGAAAAGATAGTGTTATTGTTCAACGTGCTATCCCAGATTCAACTACAAATCACAAAGGGTTCTTTAGCAAGTTAAAGGATGCTTTCTGCTAA
- the tkt gene encoding transketolase, whose translation MTEFNWSALDERAVKMAKVLSADAVERAGHGHPGSPVSLAPIAYTLYQHFIKHDPADPKWAGRDRFILSGGHASLTQYVQLFFSGYGLTLDDLKYFRGGADTRTPGHPEYGLTPGIEMTTGPLGQGLASAVGFAYGQRFERGLLDPEAPAGTSPFDHKVWVICGEGDVEEGVSSEAASLAGNQKLGNLTVIFDANHIQIEGDTKLTFSEDILARYRAYGWYTDEVSFIQPDGSYKEDVQALAAAIEKAQEVTDKPHFIKVNTLIAWPTPGKTNNEASHGSKLGEEAVKGLKELCGFDPEVSFPIDEEALAHARKVAERGLAAHKAWDEALAKWAAANPDKAALYERLKAGKLPEGFDKAIDDLVAGFEAGSKVATRKASGAVLNAIAAVMPELWGGSADLGGSNNTNIKGADSFGPSEDATRTWPNVSEYGRQLHFGVREFAMGAITNGILLGSDTRPFNGTFFQFSDYERPAVRLAALMEIPNLYVWTHDSVALGEDGPTHQPIEHLAAFRAIPQLEVVRPADEYETAEAYRYFFEKKNNYPTAMILTRQGVPTLAETAEKAREGVKHGGYVLVDCEGTPDVIIMATGSEVQWAVAGAKTLAAEGIKARVLSMPSLEWFEEQDEEYKEAILPKSVKARVSIEAGLALPWYKYLGDCGKAVSIEQYGLQGDGGQNMIDLGITAEHVVEAAKASIEEARA comes from the coding sequence ATGACCGAATTCAACTGGTCTGCATTAGACGAGCGCGCCGTAAAGATGGCGAAGGTTCTCTCGGCTGATGCTGTTGAGCGAGCAGGACACGGACATCCTGGCTCCCCTGTTTCATTGGCACCGATTGCGTACACCTTGTACCAGCACTTCATTAAGCACGATCCAGCTGACCCAAAGTGGGCCGGTCGCGATCGTTTTATTCTTTCTGGCGGTCACGCTTCGCTTACGCAATATGTGCAGCTGTTCTTCTCTGGATACGGCTTGACTCTTGATGATCTCAAGTATTTCCGTGGCGGCGCAGACACGCGTACTCCAGGTCACCCAGAATATGGCTTGACTCCAGGCATTGAAATGACCACTGGTCCTCTTGGACAGGGTCTTGCTTCTGCTGTTGGTTTCGCTTATGGCCAGCGTTTTGAGCGTGGTCTTCTTGATCCAGAAGCTCCAGCTGGCACTTCCCCATTCGATCACAAGGTTTGGGTTATCTGCGGCGAAGGCGACGTTGAGGAAGGCGTTTCTTCTGAAGCTGCTTCCTTGGCTGGAAACCAGAAGCTTGGCAATTTGACCGTAATCTTCGATGCAAACCACATTCAGATTGAAGGCGATACTAAGCTCACCTTCTCCGAGGATATTCTTGCTCGTTACCGTGCATACGGTTGGTACACCGATGAAGTTAGCTTCATCCAACCAGACGGCTCCTACAAGGAAGACGTTCAGGCTTTGGCTGCAGCTATTGAAAAGGCTCAGGAAGTTACCGATAAGCCTCACTTCATTAAGGTTAACACTTTGATTGCTTGGCCAACCCCAGGTAAGACCAACAATGAAGCTTCCCACGGCTCTAAGCTTGGTGAAGAAGCTGTTAAGGGCTTGAAGGAACTTTGCGGTTTCGATCCAGAAGTTTCGTTCCCAATCGACGAAGAAGCTTTGGCTCATGCTCGCAAGGTTGCAGAGCGCGGCTTGGCTGCTCACAAGGCTTGGGATGAAGCTCTTGCAAAGTGGGCTGCTGCAAACCCAGATAAGGCTGCTCTTTACGAGCGTCTTAAGGCTGGCAAGCTTCCTGAAGGATTCGACAAGGCTATTGACGACTTGGTCGCTGGCTTCGAAGCCGGTTCCAAGGTCGCTACCCGTAAGGCTTCTGGCGCAGTTCTTAACGCAATCGCTGCTGTTATGCCAGAACTTTGGGGCGGTTCCGCTGATTTGGGTGGCTCCAATAACACCAATATTAAGGGCGCTGACTCCTTCGGTCCATCCGAAGACGCAACTCGCACTTGGCCAAACGTTTCCGAGTACGGTCGCCAGCTTCACTTTGGTGTGCGCGAGTTCGCAATGGGTGCTATTACCAACGGCATTTTGCTTGGTTCTGACACTCGCCCATTCAACGGCACATTCTTCCAGTTCTCTGACTACGAGCGCCCAGCAGTTCGCTTGGCTGCTTTGATGGAGATTCCAAACCTCTACGTTTGGACTCACGACTCCGTAGCCTTGGGCGAAGATGGTCCAACTCACCAGCCAATCGAACACTTGGCTGCATTCCGCGCTATTCCTCAGCTTGAGGTTGTACGCCCTGCAGATGAGTATGAGACTGCTGAAGCTTACCGCTACTTCTTCGAGAAGAAGAACAACTACCCAACCGCTATGATTTTGACCCGTCAGGGCGTGCCGACCCTCGCAGAAACTGCTGAGAAGGCTCGCGAAGGCGTAAAGCACGGCGGTTATGTGTTGGTTGACTGCGAAGGCACTCCAGACGTAATCATCATGGCTACTGGCTCTGAAGTTCAGTGGGCTGTTGCTGGCGCTAAGACTTTGGCAGCAGAAGGCATTAAGGCTCGCGTTCTTTCTATGCCATCTCTCGAGTGGTTCGAAGAGCAAGACGAAGAGTACAAGGAAGCAATCTTGCCAAAGTCCGTCAAGGCTCGCGTTTCCATCGAAGCTGGCTTGGCATTGCCTTGGTATAAGTATCTTGGCGATTGCGGCAAGGCTGTTTCTATCGAACAGTACGGCTTGCAGGGTGACGGCGGTCAGAACATGATCGATTTGGGCATTACTGCTGAGCATGTAGTAGAAGCTGCTAAGGCTTCTATCGAAGAAGCTCGCGCTTAA
- a CDS encoding KilA-N domain-containing protein — translation MSKINVEGSDISIIAIGNRDYISLTDMVRNIDNGSALIEKWLRNKNTIEFLGIWEEMYNTNFNSTEFEGIKNEAGLNRFILSVKQWV, via the coding sequence GTGTCTAAAATAAATGTTGAAGGTTCAGATATCAGCATTATTGCCATTGGCAATAGAGATTATATTTCTTTAACGGATATGGTTAGAAATATTGATAACGGTTCTGCTTTGATTGAAAAGTGGCTTAGGAATAAGAATACAATAGAGTTTTTAGGTATTTGGGAAGAAATGTATAACACGAATTTTAATTCCACCGAATTCGAGGGAATTAAAAATGAAGCAGGACTTAACCGTTTTATATTATCTGTTAAGCAATGGGTGTAG
- a CDS encoding ATP-binding protein, translating to MSYILRKKYLNKIKPFIDKPIVKVITGMRRVGKSTLLKMIQSELLVDVPQSRIIYINLESAQYLSVKNDFDLQKLITERSQQIEGKIYFFFDEIQLVSHWERVINALRVDYDCDIYLTGSNSKLLSGELATLLAGRYVSFEVLPFTFSEFVNLYQSLNLSIQELFQLYIKIGGMPPLHYFNGEEEPSFRYLNDIYNTVVVKDILEYNSIRDVDVFNRILLFCLDNIGQSFSANSLRKYFVSENRKVSVDTILNYLNFCQAAYLLKKVPRYDSVGKKLLTVEEKYYVTDHGFRQAVGFSNVASIERILENIVYIELLSRGFQVQVGRINNQEIDFIATRQGETEYYQVSYLMASEETRSREFGVYRLVKDNYPKYVLSMDTMNFSQEGIIHKYLPDFLLEENA from the coding sequence ATGTCATATATATTACGTAAAAAATATCTTAATAAGATCAAACCTTTTATTGACAAGCCTATTGTGAAGGTGATTACAGGTATGAGACGAGTGGGAAAGTCCACTTTGTTAAAAATGATTCAATCTGAATTGCTTGTAGACGTTCCTCAAAGTCGTATTATTTATATCAATTTAGAATCAGCTCAATACTTATCTGTGAAAAATGATTTTGATCTGCAGAAATTAATTACAGAACGTAGTCAACAAATAGAAGGTAAAATATATTTTTTCTTTGATGAAATTCAATTAGTTTCTCACTGGGAACGTGTTATAAATGCGCTTAGAGTTGATTATGATTGCGATATTTATTTGACTGGTTCTAACTCAAAATTATTGTCCGGAGAGCTTGCCACCTTGCTTGCAGGGCGTTACGTAAGTTTTGAGGTGCTTCCTTTTACTTTTAGCGAATTCGTGAATTTGTATCAAAGTTTGAATTTAAGCATACAGGAATTATTTCAGCTATATATCAAAATTGGTGGTATGCCTCCTCTTCATTATTTTAATGGGGAAGAGGAGCCGAGTTTTAGATATTTAAACGACATTTATAATACCGTTGTTGTTAAGGATATACTTGAATACAATTCGATCCGAGATGTTGACGTATTTAATCGCATTTTACTTTTTTGTTTAGATAATATTGGACAAAGTTTTTCAGCTAACAGTTTACGAAAATATTTTGTTAGCGAAAATCGTAAAGTTTCAGTCGATACCATTTTGAATTACTTGAATTTTTGCCAAGCGGCGTATCTTCTAAAAAAAGTTCCACGCTATGACAGTGTTGGGAAAAAGTTACTGACGGTTGAGGAAAAATATTATGTAACAGATCATGGTTTTAGGCAAGCAGTAGGTTTCTCAAACGTTGCGTCAATTGAACGTATTCTAGAAAATATTGTCTATATTGAGCTTTTGTCTCGTGGTTTTCAGGTTCAAGTTGGTCGTATTAATAATCAAGAAATCGATTTCATTGCTACTAGACAAGGTGAAACTGAGTATTATCAAGTCTCTTATTTGATGGCTAGCGAAGAGACTCGTAGCCGGGAATTTGGTGTTTATCGATTGGTTAAGGATAATTATCCTAAATATGTTTTGTCGATGGATACAATGAATTTTTCGCAAGAAGGGATTATACACAAATATTTACCAGATTTTCTACTAGAAGAGAATGCGTAA
- the tal gene encoding transaldolase: MTEATQRTSDSGVSIWLDDLSRTRIESGSLQDLIANKNVVGVTTNPSIFQKALSQVGPYDAQLKELGKVDVETAIRELTTTDVRNATDIFREIAEKTDFVDGRVSIEVDPRLAHDTANTEKQAEELWAKVDRPNVMIKIPATLEGLPAITATLAKGISVNVTLIFSLERYEQVIDAFIEGIAQAAANGHDLKHIGSVASFFVSRVDTAVDKLLEANGSEEAKALEGKAAVANARLAYELFEKKFAADPRWAELEAKGAKKQRPLWASTGTKNAAYSDCKYVDELVAEHVVNTMPEKTLNALADHGNGAPSVKGTYEESHAVMNKLAELGINIKDVTDKLEADGVAAFIKSWDSVIADVQSGIDRVNA; encoded by the coding sequence ATGACTGAAGCAACGCAGCGCACTAGCGATTCCGGCGTTTCTATTTGGTTGGACGATTTGTCCCGTACCCGCATTGAGTCTGGTTCTTTGCAGGATTTGATTGCTAACAAGAATGTTGTTGGTGTTACTACCAACCCATCTATCTTCCAGAAGGCTTTGAGCCAGGTTGGTCCATACGACGCACAGCTTAAGGAACTCGGCAAGGTTGACGTTGAAACCGCTATCCGCGAGTTGACCACCACCGATGTTCGTAACGCAACTGATATCTTCCGCGAGATTGCTGAAAAGACCGATTTCGTTGACGGTCGCGTTTCCATCGAAGTTGACCCACGTTTGGCTCACGATACTGCTAACACTGAGAAGCAGGCTGAAGAGCTTTGGGCAAAGGTTGATCGTCCAAACGTTATGATCAAGATTCCAGCAACTTTGGAAGGTCTTCCAGCTATCACCGCTACCCTTGCTAAGGGTATTTCTGTGAACGTAACCTTGATCTTCTCCCTCGAGCGCTACGAGCAGGTTATCGACGCCTTCATCGAAGGTATCGCTCAGGCTGCAGCTAACGGCCACGACTTGAAGCACATCGGCTCCGTAGCTTCCTTCTTCGTCTCCCGCGTTGATACCGCTGTTGACAAGCTCCTCGAAGCTAATGGTTCTGAAGAAGCTAAGGCTCTTGAAGGCAAGGCTGCTGTTGCTAACGCTCGCTTGGCTTACGAACTCTTCGAGAAGAAGTTCGCAGCTGATCCACGTTGGGCTGAACTTGAGGCCAAGGGTGCTAAGAAGCAGCGTCCACTTTGGGCTTCTACTGGCACCAAGAACGCAGCTTACTCTGATTGCAAGTACGTTGACGAGTTGGTTGCTGAGCATGTTGTTAACACCATGCCAGAGAAGACTTTGAACGCTCTTGCTGATCACGGCAACGGTGCTCCTTCCGTTAAGGGTACTTACGAAGAGAGCCATGCTGTTATGAACAAGCTTGCTGAGCTTGGCATCAACATCAAGGATGTTACCGACAAGCTTGAGGCCGATGGTGTTGCCGCCTTCATCAAGTCTTGGGATTCCGTGATTGCTGACGTACAGTCTGGTATCGATCGCGTAAACGCCTGA
- a CDS encoding ATP-binding protein, which translates to MLNSQSLRVNDTQLHIAVREALANTLIHADYYMRGNAVITYNDAVSTDVDGSSQSSIETNSANDGFKLSFANPGCLRMPIEVALTGGFSDSRNPALLKMFALISVVERAGSGFDAMRAGCDWAGIPHPRLSESFNPDRTTLEFFVNDKNNFVSVSAKNKTELNANLLNLVNGTYNSELTTNSLSQDSNNSHKRMSVDDCYKKIIEAVNNHGTIKREQVQNILNVGSTKAKQLLSYLVSRGDISVCGKGWSTTYVFNR; encoded by the coding sequence TTGCTTAATTCTCAATCATTAAGAGTTAATGATACCCAGTTGCATATTGCAGTTAGAGAAGCTCTTGCAAACACGTTGATTCATGCTGATTATTATATGCGAGGAAACGCGGTTATTACATATAATGATGCTGTGAGTACTGATGTTGATGGTTCTTCACAATCTTCTATAGAAACAAATAGCGCAAATGATGGTTTTAAGCTTTCTTTTGCAAACCCTGGGTGTTTACGTATGCCTATAGAAGTGGCTTTGACTGGAGGTTTTTCTGATTCTCGAAATCCCGCACTGCTTAAAATGTTTGCACTGATTTCTGTTGTTGAACGTGCAGGAAGCGGATTTGATGCTATGCGAGCTGGATGTGATTGGGCTGGAATACCTCATCCAAGGTTAAGTGAGTCCTTTAATCCTGACCGCACCACTCTTGAATTTTTTGTAAACGATAAGAATAACTTTGTATCTGTTTCTGCAAAAAACAAAACTGAACTTAATGCTAATTTATTGAATTTAGTGAACGGTACTTATAATTCAGAACTTACTACAAATTCACTTTCGCAAGATTCTAATAACTCGCACAAACGTATGAGCGTTGACGATTGCTATAAAAAGATTATTGAAGCAGTAAATAATCATGGAACAATAAAGCGTGAGCAAGTGCAAAATATTCTTAACGTGGGTAGCACCAAAGCTAAGCAATTGTTATCTTATTTAGTTAGTAGGGGAGATATTTCAGTTTGTGGAAAAGGTTGGTCTACTACTTACGTTTTTAACCGCTAG
- a CDS encoding type II toxin-antitoxin system Phd/YefM family antitoxin, protein MNVNTDTLISIYEANQNFSKVARLVDKYGSAVILKNNSPRYVILEFPKTDEVSTPADDEVMALSDMFIKKNTKVYEKLAK, encoded by the coding sequence ATGAATGTAAATACAGATACGCTGATTTCAATTTATGAAGCCAATCAAAACTTCTCAAAGGTTGCTCGTCTTGTCGATAAATACGGCTCAGCTGTAATACTAAAAAACAACTCTCCGCGCTATGTGATTTTAGAATTCCCAAAAACCGATGAGGTTTCTACTCCAGCTGATGATGAGGTCATGGCTTTATCGGATATGTTCATCAAAAAGAATACAAAAGTCTATGAGAAACTTGCCAAATGA
- the hrcA gene encoding heat-inducible transcriptional repressor HrcA, with the protein MMILRAVVEDYIRSHEPVGSASLAKNHKLGVSSATIRNDMSILEEEGYLIQPHTSAGRIPTEKGYRYFVDGMAALIPLSNAQRRGIRSFLSGSVSLQDTLQRSARLLASITGQVALVASPALSRSKVKRIEIVQVSSSTLLVVVITDAGGVAQHMIQASNVDSDDLLHLTNMINEDCIGLSLLNASKKVCALSERKDLVSSLQIIKQLSNAIEDMYDGDRAHELYMAGTSQLAHRQNIGDFAALFDALEEQAVIMRLMTSLSEEASDCASGVSVAIGSETHTPGLLNASVVTSAYGYNSDPDSAFIGSIGPTHMDYAATMTAVKAVAKYLNAFISENS; encoded by the coding sequence ATGATGATACTCCGTGCGGTTGTTGAAGATTATATTCGTTCACACGAGCCAGTTGGGTCAGCGTCTTTGGCTAAAAATCACAAATTAGGTGTTAGCTCTGCAACAATTCGCAACGATATGTCAATACTAGAAGAAGAAGGTTATTTAATTCAGCCACATACATCTGCTGGTCGAATTCCTACGGAAAAAGGATACAGATATTTCGTTGATGGAATGGCAGCGCTAATACCACTTTCTAATGCACAAAGAAGAGGAATACGCAGTTTCTTAAGTGGATCTGTAAGTTTGCAAGACACACTTCAACGTTCAGCTCGTCTTCTTGCAAGTATAACTGGGCAGGTTGCTCTTGTTGCGTCACCTGCATTATCTAGATCAAAAGTAAAAAGAATTGAGATCGTTCAAGTATCGTCATCAACTCTTCTTGTTGTAGTAATTACAGACGCTGGAGGAGTAGCGCAACATATGATTCAGGCTTCCAATGTGGATTCAGATGATTTGTTGCATTTAACAAATATGATTAATGAAGATTGCATTGGATTGTCGCTTTTGAATGCATCTAAAAAAGTGTGTGCATTGTCGGAACGTAAAGATCTAGTTTCCTCGTTACAAATAATTAAACAATTGTCTAATGCTATTGAAGATATGTACGATGGCGATCGAGCACACGAATTATACATGGCTGGAACCTCCCAGCTTGCACATAGACAGAATATTGGTGATTTTGCTGCTCTTTTTGATGCTTTAGAAGAGCAGGCTGTTATTATGCGTTTGATGACTTCGCTAAGTGAGGAGGCAAGTGATTGTGCAAGTGGAGTCAGTGTTGCAATAGGTTCAGAAACTCACACGCCTGGTCTTTTGAACGCTTCTGTTGTGACGAGTGCTTACGGATATAATTCCGATCCTGATTCCGCATTCATTGGTTCAATCGGACCTACTCATATGGATTATGCTGCAACAATGACTGCGGTTAAAGCAGTGGCTAAGTATCTTAATGCGTTTATATCCGAAAATTCATAA
- a CDS encoding DUF4097 family beta strand repeat-containing protein, whose protein sequence is MVNSRKFVAKTKDVSLTVRRADSFSISYVNCEKDIFHIEENQDGIKLVQTEKVSAFYWLRWLAKGSPEVIVSLPESVDFCEIEAESNQVLVTDIKADKIYAEVHNGRVEARNVQANDVFLKCLNGSAVANNVKVVASCMVDTLNGTSVLEGEITKGACLEVVCENGISEVSDKNKANIGRKTDGCAHYVVHCLNGKAVVK, encoded by the coding sequence GTGGTGAATAGTAGGAAGTTTGTAGCAAAAACGAAAGATGTTAGCTTAACGGTTAGAAGGGCTGATTCTTTTAGTATTAGTTATGTTAATTGTGAAAAAGATATATTTCATATTGAAGAAAATCAAGACGGTATAAAACTTGTTCAAACAGAGAAAGTGTCGGCTTTTTACTGGTTGCGTTGGCTTGCTAAAGGCAGTCCTGAGGTCATTGTTTCGTTGCCAGAGAGTGTTGATTTTTGTGAGATTGAAGCTGAGTCGAATCAAGTATTAGTAACGGATATTAAAGCTGACAAGATTTATGCCGAGGTTCATAATGGCAGGGTGGAAGCAAGGAATGTTCAGGCGAATGATGTTTTTCTAAAGTGTCTTAATGGTTCTGCTGTGGCGAATAATGTTAAGGTTGTTGCTTCTTGCATGGTGGATACGTTAAATGGTACGAGTGTTTTAGAAGGAGAAATTACCAAGGGTGCATGTCTTGAAGTAGTTTGTGAGAATGGTATTAGCGAGGTTTCTGATAAGAATAAAGCTAATATTGGGCGCAAAACAGATGGATGTGCTCACTACGTTGTGCATTGTTTGAATGGGAAAGCTGTAGTGAAGTAA
- a CDS encoding MerR family transcriptional regulator: MKTVNEVSKIAGISIRTLQYYDKIGLLKPSAYSESGYRLYGDEDLKVLQSILLFKALEFPLKEIKEIITSEHFDKDLALEQQIKLLILKKEHLENLILFAKGLKELGGNYMNFTAFDTSKIDEYAKQAKEYWGDTPEFKEFEAKEKRRNSEETKMLHKQLMLIFAEFGKVKSQPSDSVEVQALVKKLQDFITANFYKCSNEILSGLGKMYASGGDFTKNIDAFAGEGTSVFVNKAIEYYCK, encoded by the coding sequence GTGAAAACAGTGAATGAAGTCAGCAAGATAGCAGGAATTAGTATTCGTACTCTTCAGTATTACGACAAAATAGGTTTGTTAAAACCGTCTGCTTATTCGGAGTCAGGATATAGGTTGTATGGTGATGAGGATCTAAAGGTACTACAATCCATTTTGCTGTTTAAAGCTTTGGAATTTCCGCTCAAAGAAATTAAAGAAATAATAACCAGTGAGCATTTCGACAAAGATTTAGCACTGGAACAACAAATCAAATTATTAATTCTGAAAAAAGAGCATTTGGAAAATTTAATTCTTTTTGCAAAGGGATTAAAAGAATTAGGAGGTAACTATATGAACTTTACAGCATTTGACACAAGCAAAATTGATGAGTATGCCAAACAGGCAAAAGAGTATTGGGGAGATACACCGGAATTCAAGGAATTTGAAGCTAAAGAAAAAAGGAGAAACAGCGAGGAAACAAAAATGCTCCATAAACAACTCATGCTGATTTTTGCAGAATTTGGCAAGGTAAAATCACAACCCAGCGATTCAGTTGAAGTTCAGGCTTTGGTAAAGAAACTGCAGGACTTTATTACAGCTAATTTCTATAAGTGCTCGAATGAGATTTTATCTGGACTTGGCAAGATGTATGCTTCTGGTGGTGATTTTACGAAAAATATAGATGCGTTTGCAGGCGAAGGGACATCAGTATTTGTCAACAAGGCAATCGAATATTATTGCAAGTAA